The sequence TGCTGCGTAAATTTATGTGCTCATTGGATGACTATATTGACGTCATTCCTGTCGATTATTGTGCTGATGCGTTGCTCTGTATTTTGCAGCACCCAAACTTACCCGACAATATCTATCACATTTCTGCTGGGGAAAAAGAGAGCGTCAGTTTTGCCGAAATTGATCTGGCAATGTCATCAGCGGCGAGGCAGACCCCAATGGGGGCAGATTATCGGCAGGTAGAATATAGTGTGTTGGTACAGATGCGTAATCAACTGAAAGGTATTTTCGGCCCCTGTAATGAGCGGCTCATGTTGAAAGCCATGCGTTTATATGGCTCCTTCGCCATGCTCAATGTACGTTTTAATAATGAACGGCTACTGAGTTTGGGCATGCCACGATCGCCACGCTTCACCGATTATATTGCCTGCTGCGTGGAATCCAGCCACGGAATCACTATTCAGCAGCAAATGGCGGTTGATTTTAAATAAGCTAATTTCCCCGCCAGACTCCCTCTGGCGGGGAAACTCTATTTGACGCCATTTCCCACGACACATTGCCCACGACTTTTGGTTACGGTTAACCTCGTGTCAGCGAGCCATAACTCAGCTAGACTTGGGTTTTGGTATCTTATTGGAAGTAGGTGTGTTGTGCGCCTGAATAAAAAAATCTCGCCACTGGATAACCTGATTTATAGCCATTACCGCATCACTCATGCTTTGCGTATTACGCTGGCATTTATCTTAACGTTTCTGATTATCCGCTTGCTGGCACTCCCGGAAGGGACATGGCCACTGATCACACTGGTCGTGGTGATGGGGCCAATATCTTATTGGGGCAATGTGTTATCGAGGGCGCTACAACGTATTGGCGGCACTGTTTTTGGTGCCATCTCTGGCCTGATAGCCCTCTATCTTGAATCCTACTCCCTGACACTCATGCTGGTTTGGTGCGGGGTCGTGATGTTCCTGTGCGGCTATCTCACCCTAGGAAAGCGGCCTTATATGGCGCTGCTGATCGGGATTACGCTGGCGGTGGTCTGTGGCTCTGCACCGGGGGATATGAACACCGCGCTATGGCGCAGCGGCGATGTGATTTTTGGCTCCTTATTGGCGTTGATTTTTACCAGTGTTTATCCGCAGCGTGCCTTCACCCACTGGCGTATGCAAATGAGTGATAACTTGCGGGCTATCAGCCAGATTTACGCCGCTTATCTGTCGCCAAATGTGGTTGAGCGCCCGCGATTAGAGCCAAAGTTAAAAGCTGCGCTAAATCAGTCAGTGAAGATGCGCACGC comes from Yersinia mollaretii ATCC 43969 and encodes:
- a CDS encoding FUSC family protein, encoding MRLNKKISPLDNLIYSHYRITHALRITLAFILTFLIIRLLALPEGTWPLITLVVVMGPISYWGNVLSRALQRIGGTVFGAISGLIALYLESYSLTLMLVWCGVVMFLCGYLTLGKRPYMALLIGITLAVVCGSAPGDMNTALWRSGDVIFGSLLALIFTSVYPQRAFTHWRMQMSDNLRAISQIYAAYLSPNVVERPRLEPKLKAALNQSVKMRTLIAPSSKESHINKDVFEAIQTLSRNLICTLELLVDAYWSSRESHFIMLNAKGLRSTQLMTIRTLNTLSDSLRDGSPAREREVAADLSVISSELKSLMLAVTQEQQVETPIYGYVWLSLELTKQLEELDDLINMTLRR